Genomic window (Flavobacteriales bacterium):
GGCTCGTTGCTCTTTATCGCCTCGGACAGCATGCTGGCTTGGGACCGCTTCCGTTTCCCGCTGATGGGGGCGCAGGTCGGGATCATCATCACGTACGCCATCGCGCAGTTCTTGATCGCCGCAGGCGCATTGGCGCATGTGCTGGATCCGGACCAGTTGCGGAGACGGCAGGCACTGACGACTTGAGTGTTGGACGCGGAGGCGCAGAGAATACAACCTTTTCTCGATCTCATAAGTGCCTGACGGAATGTGACGCATCGTAGCGTTCATCGTCCCGGATCTGACTATTCCTCTGCGTCTCTGCGCCTTCGCGGCCAAAACCTTATTACTCTTATCCGATCCGCCCCCACACCGCCTTTTCCCGCATCTGTTCCCGTAAGTTGCCCGCAATCGCGGCATTCTTCGGGTCCTGAAGCTCCGGGTCCTCGTCCAAAAGCCGCTGCGCCACACGCCGTGCCTGTTGCAGGAGGTCAGCGTCCTCCACCAAATTGGCCAGATACAGTTGCGGGATACCGCTCTGCTGTGTGCCCATGATATCACCCGGTCCGCGCAACCGCAGGTCCACCTCACTGATCTCGAAGCCGTCCTGCGTGCGGACCATGGTGTTGATGCGTGTGCGTGAGTCGTTGCCGAGCTTGTCACCGGTCATCAGGATGCAGTAGCTGTGCTCGGCCCCGCGCCCCACCCGGCCGCGCAACTGGTGCAACTGCGACAGCCCGAATCGTTCCGCGTTCTCCACCACCATCACACTGGCGTTGGGCACGTCCACGCCCACCTCGATCACCGTGGTGGCCACGAGCACGTTCGTCTCTCCTTTCACGAAGCGCGCCATCTCGTAGTCCTTCACTTCAGGCGTCATGCGACCGTGCACGATGCCCACTGCGTACTTCGGCAGCGGGAAGCGCCGCGACAGGCTTTCGTAGCCGTCGGTGACGTCCTTCAGGTCGCTCTTTTCGCTCTCCTCGATCAGCGGGTACACCACGTAGACCTGCCGTCCCTTGTCGATCTCCGATCCCAGAAAATCGAAGACGGCGTTGCGTGCATGGTCGTCGCGATGAACGGTCTTGATGGGTTTGCGGCCCGGCGGCAGCTCATCGATCACGCTCACGTCGAGGTCGCCATAGAGCGTCATCGCCAGCGTGCGCGGAATGGGCGTGGCGGTCATCACGAGCACGTGCGGGGGCACCTTCGCCTTGGCCTGCATCCGCGCCCGCTGTGCCACGCCGAAGCGGTGCTGCTCATCGATCACCACCAGGCCCAGTTGCGGGAACACCACGCGGTCCTCCAGCAAGGCATGCGTGCCCACGAGGATGTGGACTTCGCCCAGCTTCAGTGCTGCGAGCAAGCTCTTGCGCGCGGCGGCTTTGGTGCTTCCTGTGAGGAGGCGCACCACCACGGGCAGACCCTCCAGAAAGCGTGAGATGCTCTTGAAGTGCTGTTGCGCAAGGATCTCCGTAGGTGCCAGCATCGCCGCCTGAAAGCCGTTGTCCAGCGCGATGAGCATACTGAGCAGGGCCACGAGCGTCTTCCCGCTGCCCACGTCGCCTTGCAGCAGGCGGTTCATCTGTTGGCCCGTGCCCATGTCCTTGCGGATCTCCTTCACGACACGCTTTTGCGCACCGGTGAGCTCAAAAGGAAGATGGTCGGTATAGAACGAATTGAAGTGCGCTCCCACATGTGCAAAAACGTTGCCCTTCACATCCTGCTGCATCAACAGTTTCTGCTTGAGGAGCTGAAGCTGGATGTAGAACAGCTCCTCGAATTTAAGCCGCTTGACCGCTATGTCCAAGCGCTTCTGGTCCTGCGGGAAGTGAGCCTCCGTCACGGCCTCCTCCCTGCTGACGCCGCCAAGCTGCTGCACCAATGTGGCACTGAGCGTTTCCGGCAGCACGCCGTGCAACTGCGGCAACAGCGCATGGACCAATTTCCCGATACCGCGGCTGTTCAAGCCTTTCGCCGAGGCCTTTTCGGTGGTGCTGTACACGGGTTGCAACGGGGTGGCGGCACCCTGGTCCCACGTCAACGCGGACTCGATCTCCGGGTGCGCCAGGTTGAAGCGGTCCCTGAACCAGGTCGGTTTGCCGTAGACGATGTACTCGCCGCCGTCCTTCAAGATCGGCTGGAGCCAGCGGAGGCCCCTGAACCACACCAGCTCGATTGTGCCCGTGGCGTCCGTCAGTTTCGCCGTGAGCCGCCGTGCCTGCTTCTCGCCGATCATGCGGACCTCCTTCAGCACACCTCGGAGCTGAACCGCCGTTCCCTCTTCCACAATTTCGGCCACGGCGTTGAAGCGCATGCGGTCCACGTAGCGGAAGGGATAGTGTAGCAGGAGGTCTCCGAAGGTCCCGACGCCCAATTCCTTGCGCATCAGCTCCGCCCGCTGCGGGCCCACGCCCTTCAGGTATTCGATCGGTGTTTCCAGCACCTGCGCCATGGCCCGAAAATAGGCCCGTTCACCGCAATGCGCATTCCGCCACACCGGCTTACTTTACCCCCGAATGAGCACGTACACTACGCTGGTGATCCTCTGCGGACTGGTCATTTTCTCCTATCTCTTCGACCTGTTCGCCAAACGCACGCGTTTCCCTTCCGTGGTGCTGTTGATGCTATTGGGCATTGGCATATCACTGCTGACCAATTATCTGGGCGGGGATGTCGGTGATACCAGCAGGCTATTGGCGGTGCTGGGCAACGTGGGCTTGATCTTGATCGTGCTGGAGGGCGCGCTGGAGATCCACTTTGACAAAGGCAAGGTGGGCATGCTGCGCCGCGCCTTCCTCTCGGCCCTGCTGGTGCTCATGGGCACTGCCGCACTGATCGCCCTGGTCCTTAAAATGCTCAGTGATGAAGGCTGGTACATCTGTGTGCTGAACGCACTGCCCTTCGCCGTCATCAGCTCGTCCATCGCCATCCCCAGCGTGGCACATATGCGCAAGAAGGACCGCGAGTTCGTGATCTATGAGTCCTCGCTTTCCGACATCCTCGGGATCGTGGTGTTCGACTTTGTGCTCTACAATGAATCGGTCACCTCCAGATCGATCCTCGGGCTGGGCATGGACATGGGCGCCATCGCCTTGATCTCCGTGGTCTTTTGCCTCGGTCTGCTCTTCATCATGGGCAAGCTGAAGCACCACATCAAGTTCTTCCTGATCATGTCCGTGCTGGTGATGGTCTATGCCTTGGCGAAGCAGTTCCACCTCAGTTCGCTCATCATCGTGCTGGCCTTCGGGTTGCTGCTGAACAACGCGGACCGTCTGCATCATCCGGTTTTCGCGCGCGTTTTCCACTACCCGAAAATGGCCGCCGACCTGGACCAGATGAAGACGCTCACCGCCGAGAGCGCCTTCCTGATCCGCACCTTCTTCTTTTTGCTCTTCGGCTTCAGCATCATCCTGGGAGAACTGGCGCAATTGCCCGTGCTTGCGCTGGGCGCGTTCATGATCGCGGCGATCTACTTCGCACGCATCGGCATCATGGCCGTGGTGGCCAAAGAAGAACGGCCCCATGTGCAGCTCATCGCCCCTCGGGGCCTCATCAGCATCTTGTTGTTCTTCAGTATTCCCGCCGCACAAGCACATCCTTTGGTAGGGAACGGCGTGCTTTTCGTGGTGATCCTCTGTACCAGTTTGCTGATGTCCTATGGATTGGTCCGGGCGAGGAAGGAGGTGCCTGAGCCGGCGGCCCAAAGGAATTGATCGCAGCGAAGCTTCACCAGATCCCCGGTACCAACCGCGCCACACCGCGCATCATCTCCGGGTAATCCGGGTGCTTGGCCGTGAGCTTACGTTCCTCATGCCTGATCTTCACCACCAGCACGATCACGGCCACTGCCAGCGCCGTCCACCGCCAGACTGAAGGCGCACCGGACGCCATCGCCGCGCCGCACAGCAGCACGGAGAGGTACATCGGGTGCCGTACAAAAGCATAGATGCCGCGCTTGCTCAAGGTGTTTTCCTCACGAGGCATAGGCATTGCGGTGAAGTTGTTGCCACCCAATGCGGTCGCGGCCAAGATGAACACCAAGAGGCCCAAGGCGAACAGGACCCATCCCCACCATGGCAGGGTCCATCCGCCGCCGAACACCAGCACGGCGATGCATGCGAACTGGCCGAATACCAGCAGCGCGCCGAACGGGTCCTTGCGCGCCGGGGTCATTGTCTTAGATCGAAGCCGCACCCAACATCAGCACGGGATTCTCCAACGAGGCCCGCACCGTTTGCAGGAAAGCCGCCCCCGTGGCACCGTCCACCACACGGTGGTCGCAACTCAAGGTGAGCTTCATGACATGGCCAGGCACCACCGCACCGTTCTTCACCACAGCGGTGTCCATGATCGCACCCACCGCAAGGATGCACGCATCAGGTGGGTTAATTATGGCCGTGAACTCGTCGATACCGAACATGCCGAGGTTGCTGATGGTGAAGGTGTTCCCTTCCCAATCTTGCGGCTGTAGTTTCTTGTCCTTGGCGCGCTTGGCGAATTCGCGCACCTCTGCACCGATAGTGCGCAAGGGCTTGGTGTCCGCGAACCGGACCACCGGTACCAGCAGGCCCTCTTCCACCGCCACCGCCACGCCGATGTGGACATGGTCGTTGTAGCGGACCTTGTCGCCCAGCCAACTGCTGTTCACCTTGGGATGCTGGCGCAGGGCCATGGCACAGGCCTTCACCACCAGATCGTTGTAGCTGACCTTGTCCGGGGCCACCGCCTTGTTGATGGCTTCACGGGCCGCCATGGCGTTGCCCATGTCCACCGCGATGGTGAGGTAGAAATGCGGTGCACTGAACTTGCTTTCCGCCAAACGCTTGGCAATGGTCTTACGCATTTGGCTCACCGGCACTTCGGTGAAGGACTCCACTTGCGCGGCCCCAGGTGCCGCGCCAGCGCCGAGATAGCTCTCAATGTCGCTCTTAGTAACGCGGCCATCATCGCCCGTGCCACGTACACGGGCAATGTCGATGCCCCGCTCTTCCGCGAGGCGCTTGGCCAAGGGACTCGCCTTCACGCGGCCATTGGACGTTGCAGCTTCCGCCATGGCGGTACGCATGGGCGCGAAAGCCTGTGTTGGTGCTGAAGTTCCTGCGCGTGCTTCGGGCTTTTGCCCAAGTTGTCGATCCGATGTAGGGTCGCTATCCTTAGCGCCCTTCTCCTCCTTTACCTCCTTCACTTCCTTTTCCTCCTTCACTTCCTCTTCCTCCTTCCCCGCTTTCACCTCAGCCTTCGCTTCCTTCAGGATCTTGCTGATGTCCTCTCCCTTCCTACCGATCACGGCCAGGAGCGAATCCACGGGTGCGGCCTCACCTGCCGCCACGCCTTGGTGCAGCAGTACGCCGTCATAATAGCTCTCGAACTCCATGGTGGCCTTGTCGGTCTCGATCTCCGCGAGGATATCCCCGCTCTTCACCGTATCCCCCACCTTTTTCAACCAACTGGACACCACCCCTTCGGTCATGGTGTCGCTGAGCTTGGGCATGTTCACGATCTCCGCCATGGTTCACTCTTTGATGAAAGGATAGTCCTTCTGCTTATACACGTCGATGTACAGTTCGTCCAATGGCGGATACGGGCTCTCCTCCGCGAATTTCACCGATGCTGCCACCTCCTCCTTGGCCTCATCGTCCATCTTCTCCAGTTGTGCTTCCGTGGCCCATTTTTCTCCCAGCAACTTCCTGCGTACATCCTCCAACGGGTCGCGGCGCTTGTAGTCCTCCACCTCCTCCTTGGTGCGGTAGCTGCCGGGGTCGCTCATGCTGTGTCCCCTGTACCTGTACGTCTTTATTTCCAGGAGGAAGGGACCGTTGCCCTCGCGCACATGGGCGGCCGCGTCCGAGAAGGCATTATGGACGTCCTCACAGCGCATGCCGTTCACCGGGGCTGCTGGCATCTCATACGAAAGCCCGAGCTTGTACAGATCATGCACATTGCTGGTGCGCTCCACGCTGGTGCCCATGGCGTAGTCGTTGTTCTCGATCACGAACACCACGGGCAGCTTCCAGATCATGGCCATGTTGAAGGTCTCATGCAGGATGCCTTGACGCACGGCACCGTCACCCATGAAGCAATAGGTCACTTGGTCCCCGCCGCGGTATTTGTCCGCAAAGGCGATGCCCGCACCCATGGCGATCTGGGCGCCTACGATACCGTGCCCCCCGAAGAGGTTGCGCTTCTTGTCGAAGAAGTGCATGCTGCCCCCCTTGCCTTTGCTGCTGCCGGTGATGCGTCCGTAGAGTTCCGCCATCACTTCCTTCGCCGGGGTGCCCAGCATCAACGGGTGAGCATGGTCGCGATAGGCCGTGATAATGCGGTCCTCCTTGCCCATCGCGGTGGAGAGACCGGCAAGAATGGCTTCCTGCCCGATGTACAGATGGCAGAACCCCCCGAATTTCTGCTGGGTGTAAAGCTGCCCGGCCTTCTCCTCGAAGCGCCGCATCAGCAGCATATCCTTGAACCAACGGAGGTAAGTGGCTTTGTCGAAGGTCCGGGTCTCCCCGGTGGGGTTTTCCTTTTTCCGGGGCTTGGATGAGTTCGCGGTCTTAACGGTCATTCCGGTCGTTATAAGAATGGGGTCTCAAAGATAGCCAAGGAGCACGGGGCTGTACGCTCAGCGCGGCTTCTTGCCGAGTTGGG
Coding sequences:
- a CDS encoding isoprenylcysteine carboxylmethyltransferase family protein; its protein translation is MTPARKDPFGALLVFGQFACIAVLVFGGGWTLPWWGWVLFALGLLVFILAATALGGNNFTAMPMPREENTLSKRGIYAFVRHPMYLSVLLCGAAMASGAPSVWRWTALAVAVIVLVVKIRHEERKLTAKHPDYPEMMRGVARLVPGIW
- a CDS encoding 2-oxo acid dehydrogenase subunit E2 → MAEIVNMPKLSDTMTEGVVSSWLKKVGDTVKSGDILAEIETDKATMEFESYYDGVLLHQGVAAGEAAPVDSLLAVIGRKGEDISKILKEAKAEVKAGKEEEEVKEEKEVKEVKEEKGAKDSDPTSDRQLGQKPEARAGTSAPTQAFAPMRTAMAEAATSNGRVKASPLAKRLAEERGIDIARVRGTGDDGRVTKSDIESYLGAGAAPGAAQVESFTEVPVSQMRKTIAKRLAESKFSAPHFYLTIAVDMGNAMAAREAINKAVAPDKVSYNDLVVKACAMALRQHPKVNSSWLGDKVRYNDHVHIGVAVAVEEGLLVPVVRFADTKPLRTIGAEVREFAKRAKDKKLQPQDWEGNTFTISNLGMFGIDEFTAIINPPDACILAVGAIMDTAVVKNGAVVPGHVMKLTLSCDHRVVDGATGAAFLQTVRASLENPVLMLGAASI
- a CDS encoding cation:proton antiporter, whose translation is MSTYTTLVILCGLVIFSYLFDLFAKRTRFPSVVLLMLLGIGISLLTNYLGGDVGDTSRLLAVLGNVGLILIVLEGALEIHFDKGKVGMLRRAFLSALLVLMGTAALIALVLKMLSDEGWYICVLNALPFAVISSSIAIPSVAHMRKKDREFVIYESSLSDILGIVVFDFVLYNESVTSRSILGLGMDMGAIALISVVFCLGLLFIMGKLKHHIKFFLIMSVLVMVYALAKQFHLSSLIIVLAFGLLLNNADRLHHPVFARVFHYPKMAADLDQMKTLTAESAFLIRTFFFLLFGFSIILGELAQLPVLALGAFMIAAIYFARIGIMAVVAKEERPHVQLIAPRGLISILLFFSIPAAQAHPLVGNGVLFVVILCTSLLMSYGLVRARKEVPEPAAQRN
- the pdhA gene encoding pyruvate dehydrogenase (acetyl-transferring) E1 component subunit alpha codes for the protein MTVKTANSSKPRKKENPTGETRTFDKATYLRWFKDMLLMRRFEEKAGQLYTQQKFGGFCHLYIGQEAILAGLSTAMGKEDRIITAYRDHAHPLMLGTPAKEVMAELYGRITGSSKGKGGSMHFFDKKRNLFGGHGIVGAQIAMGAGIAFADKYRGGDQVTYCFMGDGAVRQGILHETFNMAMIWKLPVVFVIENNDYAMGTSVERTSNVHDLYKLGLSYEMPAAPVNGMRCEDVHNAFSDAAAHVREGNGPFLLEIKTYRYRGHSMSDPGSYRTKEEVEDYKRRDPLEDVRRKLLGEKWATEAQLEKMDDEAKEEVAASVKFAEESPYPPLDELYIDVYKQKDYPFIKE
- the recG gene encoding ATP-dependent DNA helicase RecG, translating into MAQVLETPIEYLKGVGPQRAELMRKELGVGTFGDLLLHYPFRYVDRMRFNAVAEIVEEGTAVQLRGVLKEVRMIGEKQARRLTAKLTDATGTIELVWFRGLRWLQPILKDGGEYIVYGKPTWFRDRFNLAHPEIESALTWDQGAATPLQPVYSTTEKASAKGLNSRGIGKLVHALLPQLHGVLPETLSATLVQQLGGVSREEAVTEAHFPQDQKRLDIAVKRLKFEELFYIQLQLLKQKLLMQQDVKGNVFAHVGAHFNSFYTDHLPFELTGAQKRVVKEIRKDMGTGQQMNRLLQGDVGSGKTLVALLSMLIALDNGFQAAMLAPTEILAQQHFKSISRFLEGLPVVVRLLTGSTKAAARKSLLAALKLGEVHILVGTHALLEDRVVFPQLGLVVIDEQHRFGVAQRARMQAKAKVPPHVLVMTATPIPRTLAMTLYGDLDVSVIDELPPGRKPIKTVHRDDHARNAVFDFLGSEIDKGRQVYVVYPLIEESEKSDLKDVTDGYESLSRRFPLPKYAVGIVHGRMTPEVKDYEMARFVKGETNVLVATTVIEVGVDVPNASVMVVENAERFGLSQLHQLRGRVGRGAEHSYCILMTGDKLGNDSRTRINTMVRTQDGFEISEVDLRLRGPGDIMGTQQSGIPQLYLANLVEDADLLQQARRVAQRLLDEDPELQDPKNAAIAGNLREQMREKAVWGRIG